Proteins encoded in a region of the Dorea longicatena genome:
- a CDS encoding serine dehydratase subunit alpha family protein, with product MQKLTELIREDMKPALGVTEPGAIAFAVASAKKYTEGKIVNVHVALNSGMYKNAFTCGIPNSERFGNYYAAALGAVAADAEKGLESLADITPEDDEKAAQMVSDGLVEVVMDHVGSEITIDAVVTTENNRCKVMIRDAHTNIVKIEKDGIVIFETEDKMYREESRKKQARPVIHGYSLAEILRYVNTVPLEEIAFIEKAYTMNLELLKEGLASDRAVFAKKLYRENGNRIISRDALKTAQLLCNGAIEARVLGLSRPAMSITGSGAHGIIATMPLYAYRHANEDKTDDETLWRATALSYLITMYIKEYSGRLSAFCGCGIAAGTGMACGLAYLQGADGEKHTKVIQNMASGLTGMICDGGNHGCTMKGIVAVDAAFRATDMAMDDICIENIHGINGRTPEATMKYMGMIASPGMTGTEKTIVEIMESKK from the coding sequence ATGCAGAAACTGACGGAGCTGATCAGAGAAGATATGAAACCGGCACTTGGCGTGACCGAGCCGGGAGCTATCGCATTTGCCGTGGCAAGTGCGAAGAAATATACGGAAGGTAAGATTGTAAATGTACATGTGGCATTGAATTCCGGTATGTACAAGAATGCATTTACCTGTGGAATTCCTAATTCGGAGAGATTCGGCAACTATTATGCGGCGGCACTTGGGGCGGTAGCGGCAGATGCGGAAAAAGGACTGGAATCGCTGGCAGATATCACACCGGAAGATGATGAGAAAGCGGCGCAGATGGTGAGCGACGGTCTGGTGGAAGTGGTTATGGATCATGTCGGATCCGAGATCACGATCGATGCCGTGGTGACAACGGAGAATAACCGGTGTAAGGTGATGATCCGGGATGCACATACGAATATCGTAAAGATAGAAAAAGACGGCATTGTAATATTTGAGACAGAAGATAAGATGTACAGGGAGGAATCCCGGAAAAAGCAGGCACGTCCGGTAATTCACGGATATTCCCTGGCAGAGATCCTGCGGTATGTAAATACAGTTCCGCTTGAAGAGATTGCGTTTATAGAAAAAGCGTATACGATGAATCTGGAATTATTAAAAGAAGGACTGGCTTCGGACAGGGCAGTGTTCGCAAAGAAACTTTATCGTGAGAATGGCAACCGGATCATATCCCGGGATGCGCTTAAGACTGCGCAATTACTGTGTAACGGTGCGATAGAGGCCAGGGTTCTGGGCCTTTCCAGACCGGCTATGAGCATTACCGGGAGCGGTGCACACGGGATCATTGCGACGATGCCGTTGTATGCGTATCGGCATGCCAATGAAGATAAGACGGATGATGAGACCCTGTGGAGAGCAACTGCACTCAGCTATCTGATCACGATGTATATCAAAGAGTACTCAGGAAGATTATCGGCATTTTGCGGATGCGGGATTGCAGCCGGAACCGGGATGGCCTGTGGACTGGCATATCTGCAGGGAGCGGATGGAGAAAAACATACAAAAGTGATTCAGAATATGGCAAGCGGTCTGACCGGAATGATCTGTGACGGAGGCAATCACGGATGTACGATGAAAGGGATCGTGGCAGTAGATGCAGCATTCCGTGCAACAGATATGGCAATGGATGATATCTGCATAGAAAATATTCATGGAATCAACGGCAGGACCCCGGAAGCAACTATGAAGTACATGGGAATGATCGCATCCCCAGGAATGACAGGGACGGAAAAGACGATCGTAGAGATTATGGAATCGAAAAAGTAA
- the srtB gene encoding class B sortase has translation MRNENADNERKKHHRGRKRKKKGNIIANVILVIALIVFCVSGFQLFKIGKGYLDGRSEYDKVRKLAVTDDKNKNDKDKNHSEDGDDTFSVDFQKLLEINPDTIAWIRFPDEPSQINYPVVQGTDNSKYLKKTFSSNENTLGAIFLNVDNQKDFSDKNSVIYGHRMRDGSMFRHLQDYDTLEFWKNNPYFYIYTVDGRILKYHIYSAGQVVDTSESYQTTFETDEEYQEFLNMTQSTSLYNTGVEVTTADTIVTLSTCTSASDNHRFVVRGVKEEETKQ, from the coding sequence ATGAGAAATGAAAATGCAGACAATGAAAGAAAAAAACATCACCGCGGAAGAAAGCGGAAGAAAAAAGGGAATATAATCGCCAATGTGATTCTTGTGATCGCACTGATCGTATTCTGTGTGTCGGGCTTTCAACTGTTTAAGATCGGAAAAGGTTATCTGGATGGAAGAAGTGAGTATGATAAAGTGCGGAAACTTGCGGTGACGGATGATAAGAATAAAAATGATAAAGATAAAAATCATAGTGAAGACGGAGATGATACATTTTCTGTTGATTTTCAAAAACTGCTGGAGATCAATCCGGATACGATCGCATGGATCAGATTCCCGGATGAGCCGAGTCAGATCAATTATCCGGTTGTTCAGGGAACGGATAACAGTAAATATCTGAAGAAAACATTTTCGTCTAACGAAAATACGCTGGGAGCAATCTTCCTGAATGTTGACAATCAAAAGGATTTTTCGGATAAAAACTCTGTAATATATGGACATAGAATGCGGGACGGTTCGATGTTCCGTCACCTGCAGGATTATGATACCCTTGAATTCTGGAAGAATAATCCATATTTTTACATATATACCGTTGATGGAAGAATTCTGAAATATCATATTTATTCGGCAGGACAGGTAGTCGACACTTCGGAATCGTATCAGACAACATTTGAAACAGATGAAGAATATCAGGAATTTTTGAATATGACGCAGAGTACTTCTCTGTATAATACCGGTGTGGAAGTGACAACGGCAGATACGATCGTTACATTGTCGACCTGTACCAGTGCCAGTGATAATCACCGGTTTGTTGTAAGAGGGGTAAAAGAGGAGGAGACGAAACAGTGA
- a CDS encoding DUF951 domain-containing protein — protein sequence MKKEYTYEIGDVVTMKKPHPCGSKEWEILRVGADFRLKCMGCGHQIMIARKLVEKNTKDLKKKA from the coding sequence ATGAAGAAAGAATATACCTATGAAATAGGAGATGTGGTAACAATGAAAAAGCCGCATCCATGTGGAAGTAAAGAATGGGAGATACTAAGGGTTGGAGCAGATTTCCGACTGAAATGTATGGGATGCGGACATCAGATCATGATCGCCCGTAAATTGGTAGAAAAAAATACAAAAGATTTGAAGAAAAAAGCTTGA
- the rpsF gene encoding 30S ribosomal protein S6, producing the protein MNKYELAVVVSAKIEDDERAQVIEKVKALVERFGGQISDVDEWGKKRLAYEIQKMKEAYYYFIHFESDAETPSEIEQRIRIMDNVIRFLCVRQDA; encoded by the coding sequence ATGAACAAATATGAATTAGCTGTTGTTGTCAGTGCAAAAATCGAAGACGACGAAAGAGCTCAGGTAATCGAAAAGGTGAAAGCATTAGTTGAACGTTTCGGTGGACAGATCTCTGACGTTGATGAATGGGGTAAGAAGAGATTAGCTTACGAGATTCAGAAGATGAAAGAAGCATACTACTATTTCATCCACTTCGAGTCTGATGCTGAGACTCCAAGCGAAATCGAGCAGAGAATTCGCATTATGGACAACGTTATCAGATTTTTATGCGTTAGACAGGATGCATAA
- a CDS encoding single-stranded DNA-binding protein, with amino-acid sequence MNKVILMGRLTRDPEVRYSQGENSTAIARYTLAVDRRFRRNNDGEQTADFIGCVAFGRSAEFAEKYFRQGLKVIVTGRIQTGSYTNKEGQKVYTTDVVVEDQEFAESKAVSDANAGSFRAAAPSPAPAPATPVSDAGDGFMNIPDGIDEELPFN; translated from the coding sequence ATGAATAAAGTAATTTTGATGGGACGCTTGACAAGAGATCCTGAAGTAAGATATTCACAGGGTGAGAATTCTACAGCAATCGCAAGATATACATTAGCTGTAGACCGCAGATTCAGACGTAACAACGACGGAGAGCAGACAGCTGACTTTATCGGATGCGTTGCTTTCGGAAGAAGTGCAGAATTTGCTGAGAAATATTTCCGTCAGGGACTGAAGGTTATCGTAACCGGACGTATTCAGACAGGAAGCTATACCAATAAAGAAGGTCAGAAAGTTTACACAACAGATGTTGTTGTAGAGGATCAGGAATTTGCTGAAAGCAAGGCAGTAAGCGACGCCAATGCAGGAAGTTTCCGTGCGGCAGCTCCATCACCGGCTCCGGCACCAGCCACACCAGTATCTGATGCAGGTGACGGCTTCATGAACATTCCGGATGGAATTGATGAGGAATTACCTTTTAATTAG
- the rpsR gene encoding 30S ribosomal protein S18 → MAYDKGNRPEGGFKRRGGGRRRKKVCVFCGKENNEIDYKDTAKLRKYISERGKILPRRITGNCAKHQRALTVAIKRARHIALMPYVQD, encoded by the coding sequence ATGGCTTACGATAAAGGAAATCGTCCAGAAGGCGGCTTCAAGAGAAGAGGCGGCGGACGCAGAAGAAAAAAAGTTTGCGTATTCTGTGGAAAAGAGAATAACGAGATCGATTACAAGGATACAGCAAAATTAAGAAAGTACATCTCTGAAAGAGGAAAAATTCTTCCTAGAAGAATTACTGGAAACTGCGCTAAGCACCAGAGAGCTCTTACAGTAGCAATCAAGAGAGCACGTCACATCGCTCTTATGCCATACGTACAGGACTAA
- a CDS encoding carbohydrate-binding family 9-like protein yields the protein MTEQWGKHMEVQVIESKELLETVEPFEIRHLLWGTERIPKTYGYIGFVKGEGFYLKLVCLEKNPLRIYMEDQDPVYKDSAVEAFFRFNFGDGSRQDIYLNFEMNANGAILAGYGKNKTERTPFEADMLQKLNCKAEVEEEQWNVSLMVPIEILECIYGELYLKEGTKFNCNFYKICETKENEHYASYEYVKSKNPNFHLPEYFAEAVITAGNKKKI from the coding sequence ATGACAGAGCAATGGGGAAAACATATGGAAGTTCAAGTGATAGAAAGTAAAGAATTATTAGAGACAGTAGAACCTTTTGAAATCAGACATCTGTTATGGGGAACGGAGAGGATTCCAAAAACATATGGCTATATTGGATTTGTAAAAGGAGAAGGATTTTATCTTAAACTGGTATGTCTAGAGAAAAATCCTCTCCGAATTTATATGGAAGATCAGGACCCGGTCTATAAAGACAGTGCGGTAGAAGCTTTTTTTAGATTTAACTTTGGAGATGGATCGCGGCAAGATATTTATCTGAATTTTGAGATGAATGCGAATGGTGCAATCCTGGCAGGTTATGGAAAGAATAAAACAGAGCGGACGCCGTTTGAGGCAGATATGCTTCAGAAGCTGAACTGCAAGGCAGAAGTTGAAGAAGAGCAGTGGAATGTAAGCTTGATGGTTCCAATAGAAATATTGGAATGTATATATGGAGAACTATATCTGAAAGAGGGAACAAAGTTCAACTGCAATTTTTATAAAATATGTGAGACAAAAGAAAATGAGCATTATGCATCATACGAATATGTAAAAAGTAAGAATCCGAATTTTCATCTGCCGGAATACTTTGCGGAGGCAGTTATTACAGCTGGGAATAAAAAGAAAATATAA
- the nagB gene encoding glucosamine-6-phosphate deaminase, translated as MKIYKAKDYKDMSRKAANIISAQVIMKPNCVLGLATGSTPIGTYDQLVEWYNKGDLDFSEVTTVNLDEYKGLPCTNDQSYYYFMHQHLFDRVNINPEQTNVPNGMEPDAEKECGRYEGLIHLLGGVDLQLLGLGHNGHIGFNEPGEAFEKETHCVDLTESTIEANKRFFASAEDVPKQAYTMGIKTIMQAKKILVVVNGEAKADIVERAFFGPVTPEVPASILQMHNDVTLVGDEAALAKIVELHAEVLK; from the coding sequence ATGAAAATCTACAAAGCAAAAGATTACAAAGACATGAGCAGAAAGGCAGCTAACATCATCTCTGCACAGGTGATCATGAAACCAAATTGTGTACTGGGACTGGCAACAGGATCCACACCGATCGGAACCTATGATCAGCTGGTTGAGTGGTATAATAAAGGCGATCTGGACTTTTCGGAAGTAACTACGGTAAATCTGGACGAATACAAGGGACTGCCGTGTACAAATGATCAGAGTTATTATTACTTCATGCATCAGCATCTGTTCGATCGGGTTAATATTAATCCGGAGCAGACAAATGTACCAAATGGTATGGAACCAGATGCGGAAAAAGAATGTGGAAGATACGAAGGACTGATCCATTTACTTGGAGGAGTAGACCTTCAGTTACTCGGACTCGGACATAACGGCCATATCGGTTTCAATGAGCCGGGAGAAGCATTTGAAAAAGAAACACACTGCGTGGATCTGACAGAGAGCACGATCGAGGCAAATAAAAGATTCTTTGCATCGGCAGAAGATGTGCCAAAACAGGCATACACGATGGGAATCAAGACGATTATGCAGGCCAAGAAGATTCTGGTAGTTGTAAATGGAGAAGCCAAGGCCGACATTGTAGAACGAGCCTTCTTCGGCCCAGTTACACCGGAAGTTCCGGCATCTATCTTACAGATGCACAATGATGTGACGCTGGTAGGGGATGAAGCTGCATTGGCGAAGATTGTGGAATTACATGCGGAAGTATTAAAATAA
- a CDS encoding AraC family transcriptional regulator encodes MAYYGVNLHDSITLGRIFSIHYFEYMSDFSFEGESHNFWEFVCVDKGEVDVTRGKNHTILKKGDLVFHKPNEFHNVNATGHIAPNLVVISFECHDDAMYFFNDRILRIDETERNLLADIIIEARRCFDCRLDDPYLQNMPLKDSDVFGAQQMIKLYLQHFLIHLIRRYSNPVVLPKKLLKTEAPKATKSKSDAEVFNRVTDYLESHLTTHVTIDQICKDNLIGRSQLQKIFKEHCNLGIIEYFSMLKINAAKELIRTKQMNFTQVAEHLGYTSIHYFSRQFKKVAGMTPSEYASSIKAMAEGEFK; translated from the coding sequence ATGGCATACTACGGTGTAAACTTACACGATTCAATTACATTAGGGAGAATCTTCAGTATTCACTATTTTGAATATATGAGTGATTTCAGTTTTGAGGGAGAATCTCATAATTTCTGGGAATTTGTCTGTGTAGATAAAGGAGAGGTCGATGTGACCCGTGGAAAGAATCATACAATTCTCAAAAAGGGTGATCTTGTTTTTCACAAGCCAAATGAATTTCATAATGTCAATGCGACTGGACACATCGCACCTAATCTGGTCGTCATTTCTTTTGAGTGTCATGACGATGCCATGTATTTTTTTAACGACAGAATACTGCGCATTGATGAGACAGAACGGAATCTTCTCGCAGATATTATAATAGAAGCAAGACGGTGCTTTGACTGCAGACTTGATGATCCGTATCTCCAGAATATGCCTTTAAAGGACTCCGATGTATTTGGCGCTCAGCAGATGATCAAACTATATCTGCAGCATTTCCTGATCCATCTGATCCGCCGTTACTCCAACCCTGTCGTTCTTCCAAAGAAGCTTTTGAAAACCGAGGCACCTAAAGCGACCAAAAGCAAGAGCGATGCCGAGGTTTTCAACCGTGTTACCGACTACCTGGAAAGTCATCTGACCACACATGTGACTATTGATCAGATCTGTAAAGACAACCTCATCGGGCGCTCCCAGCTTCAGAAAATTTTCAAGGAGCATTGTAATCTTGGGATTATCGAATATTTTTCCATGTTAAAGATTAATGCAGCCAAGGAATTGATCCGTACCAAACAGATGAACTTCACTCAGGTTGCCGAGCACCTGGGGTATACTTCCATTCACTATTTCTCCAGACAGTTCAAGAAAGTTGCGGGGATGACACCATCGGAATATGCTTCTTCGATTAAGGCGATGGCGGAGGGGGAATTTAAGTAG
- a CDS encoding ABC transporter substrate-binding protein: protein MKKKIVSALLCVAMAASLVVGCGSKSGSDSGSSKGGDKLVYWAMWSEDEPQAKVIKEAISKYEKDTGVKVDVQFKGRTGQREGLEPALSAKQQIDLFDEDVNRVNGSWGKYLLDLEDMAKDYESEHGNETLFKIARNAYGQTHDGDDTLHSIPYQPSIFGFFYNKTLFAKAGIESTPTTWAELDAACAKLKDAGITPITADDAYLTSFIGYHLARYIGQDGVKSLVTGEEYNGESVTWDDEKVKAAAESFADFAKKGYFSKNIATNKYPAGQNQEFAPGDAAIVICGSWLPNEAKDSVADDLEWGYFNYPSVPDGKDDNTANNIANQVLAINKDSKMSDEAFKLIEYITTGEFDKKMTEEALCIPTDKANADAWPTELSGVKEAFDATTTYYDWAAGVESNNDITPVLQENTQKLASGKLDAAGFIKAMKEAAGQ, encoded by the coding sequence ATGAAAAAGAAAATTGTGAGCGCACTTCTGTGCGTGGCAATGGCAGCTTCACTGGTTGTAGGATGTGGAAGCAAATCAGGTTCAGACAGTGGAAGCAGCAAAGGTGGGGACAAACTTGTATACTGGGCTATGTGGAGTGAGGATGAACCACAGGCAAAGGTTATCAAGGAAGCTATCAGTAAGTATGAAAAAGATACTGGTGTTAAGGTTGATGTACAGTTCAAGGGACGTACCGGACAGAGAGAGGGACTGGAGCCGGCTTTGAGCGCAAAACAGCAGATTGATTTGTTTGATGAAGATGTTAACCGTGTAAACGGAAGTTGGGGAAAATACTTATTAGATCTGGAAGATATGGCAAAAGATTATGAATCTGAGCATGGTAATGAGACACTGTTCAAGATCGCACGTAATGCATACGGACAGACACATGACGGAGACGATACTTTACACAGTATTCCTTATCAGCCATCTATCTTTGGATTCTTCTATAACAAGACATTATTTGCAAAAGCAGGAATCGAATCTACACCAACTACATGGGCAGAATTAGATGCAGCTTGTGCGAAGTTAAAAGATGCAGGAATCACACCTATCACAGCAGATGATGCTTACCTGACATCCTTCATCGGATATCACCTTGCAAGATATATCGGACAGGATGGAGTAAAATCTCTGGTAACAGGAGAAGAGTATAACGGCGAATCTGTAACATGGGATGATGAAAAAGTAAAAGCAGCAGCAGAAAGCTTTGCTGATTTCGCTAAGAAAGGTTACTTCTCAAAAAATATCGCAACAAACAAATATCCGGCAGGACAGAATCAGGAATTCGCTCCTGGTGATGCAGCAATCGTTATCTGTGGATCATGGCTTCCAAACGAAGCAAAAGATTCTGTAGCAGACGATCTTGAATGGGGTTACTTCAATTATCCATCAGTTCCAGACGGAAAGGATGATAACACAGCTAACAACATTGCAAACCAGGTACTTGCAATCAACAAAGATTCTAAGATGTCTGACGAGGCATTCAAACTTATCGAGTATATCACAACAGGCGAATTCGATAAGAAGATGACAGAAGAAGCTCTGTGTATCCCAACAGACAAAGCCAATGCAGATGCATGGCCGACAGAACTTTCAGGAGTAAAAGAAGCATTCGATGCAACAACAACATACTATGACTGGGCAGCAGGCGTAGAAAGCAACAACGATATTACACCTGTACTTCAGGAAAACACACAGAAACTTGCTTCTGGCAAACTTGATGCAGCAGGATTCATCAAAGCAATGAAAGAAGCAGCAGGACAGTAA
- a CDS encoding carbohydrate ABC transporter permease: protein MKKNKKMIVGFLAPAVIIFLIVFLYPIIRTIMMSMYKIESVTDTMEWWTFVGLGNYQKLFTTAIFKTAMMNILKIWALGGIIVLSVSLLFGVILTSGIRGKKFFRAIIYLPNIVSAVALATMWLQYVYSSKFGLLKSVLDSLGLHKLAKTPWLDSDHKFWALLFAYCFGMIGYHMLIWMSGIERISPDLFEAATIDGANKPQQFRYMTMPLLKGVFKTNITMWTVSTAAFFVWSQLFSTVTADKATIVPVQYMYMHTFGAGNAVTERNAGYGAAIGIILCLCVVIVFSICNKLIKDDDLEF, encoded by the coding sequence GTGAAGAAGAATAAAAAAATGATCGTCGGTTTTCTTGCTCCGGCAGTAATTATCTTCCTCATAGTATTCCTGTATCCGATTATCAGAACTATTATGATGAGTATGTATAAGATCGAGTCAGTAACGGATACAATGGAATGGTGGACGTTTGTTGGATTAGGCAACTACCAGAAGTTGTTTACGACAGCGATCTTTAAAACAGCAATGATGAATATTTTGAAAATCTGGGCACTGGGCGGAATTATCGTATTATCCGTGTCTTTGCTATTCGGAGTAATTCTGACAAGCGGAATCCGTGGAAAGAAATTTTTCCGTGCGATCATTTATCTTCCGAATATTGTCAGTGCGGTAGCGCTTGCAACGATGTGGCTGCAGTATGTATACAGTTCCAAGTTCGGACTTTTGAAGTCGGTTTTGGATTCCCTGGGATTACATAAACTTGCAAAAACTCCGTGGCTGGACTCAGATCACAAATTCTGGGCATTGCTTTTTGCATATTGTTTTGGAATGATCGGATATCATATGCTGATCTGGATGAGCGGAATTGAAAGAATCAGCCCGGATCTGTTCGAGGCGGCAACGATCGACGGTGCAAACAAACCTCAGCAGTTCCGATATATGACAATGCCTCTTTTAAAAGGCGTATTTAAAACCAATATTACAATGTGGACGGTAAGTACGGCAGCATTCTTCGTATGGTCGCAGTTGTTCTCTACTGTTACTGCGGATAAAGCAACGATCGTTCCGGTACAGTATATGTACATGCATACATTTGGTGCAGGAAATGCGGTGACAGAGAGAAATGCAGGATATGGAGCCGCGATTGGCATCATCCTGTGTCTGTGCGTAGTAATCGTATTCTCAATCTGTAATAAACTGATCAAAGATGATGACCTTGAATTTTAG
- a CDS encoding carbohydrate ABC transporter permease, with protein MAKEKEKKVRQKINWKKEMKLAPGYIVIILWVIFTFMLLGWILAASLSTTTDIFAGKALKFPTGLHFENYVQAWGSGGVATFFMNSMLYSLVSCFLLILICAPAAYVLARFTFLGNKIIQTSFVSAMGIPITMIVLPLFSVVANLGILNSVFASKVTLIFLYIGINIPYTTIFLLTFFSNLSRTYEEAAAIDGCPPTKTFWKIMFPMAQSGIVTVTIFNFINIWNEYFLSLIFANNDTLRPVAVGLYGMLQSMQYTGNWAGMFAAVVIVFLPTFILYLFLSEKIIGGVTGGIKG; from the coding sequence ATGGCCAAAGAAAAAGAGAAAAAAGTAAGACAGAAGATCAACTGGAAAAAAGAAATGAAACTGGCTCCCGGATACATTGTGATTATCTTGTGGGTTATCTTTACATTTATGCTGCTTGGATGGATTCTTGCGGCAAGTCTATCTACAACAACAGACATTTTTGCGGGAAAAGCATTGAAATTTCCAACCGGACTGCACTTTGAAAACTATGTGCAGGCATGGGGATCCGGTGGTGTGGCAACGTTCTTTATGAACTCTATGCTGTATTCACTGGTATCATGTTTCCTGCTGATCTTAATCTGCGCGCCGGCGGCATATGTACTGGCCAGATTTACATTTCTTGGTAACAAAATAATCCAGACAAGTTTTGTATCGGCAATGGGAATTCCTATCACAATGATTGTACTTCCACTGTTTAGTGTGGTTGCCAATCTCGGAATCCTGAACAGTGTATTTGCCAGCAAAGTAACTTTGATCTTCCTGTATATCGGAATCAATATTCCATATACCACGATCTTTCTGCTGACATTCTTCTCGAATCTGTCACGTACATATGAAGAGGCGGCAGCAATTGATGGGTGTCCTCCGACGAAGACATTCTGGAAGATTATGTTCCCGATGGCTCAGTCTGGAATTGTTACAGTTACGATTTTTAACTTTATCAACATCTGGAATGAATATTTCCTGTCGTTGATATTTGCAAACAATGATACATTACGACCGGTAGCGGTTGGACTGTATGGAATGCTTCAGTCAATGCAGTACACAGGCAACTGGGCAGGAATGTTTGCAGCGGTTGTCATTGTATTCCTTCCGACCTTTATTCTTTATCTGTTCTTATCAGAGAAGATTATCGGTGGAGTAACAGGAGGAATCAAGGGATAG